Proteins from a single region of Runella sp. SP2:
- a CDS encoding phosphotransferase: protein MHLDITKAQALQEYLQAKGWLKEYEPIFSLEIPGEGNMNYTLRVRTHDRTLIVKQARPYVEKYPQISAPCERAVVEAHFYEKIQEFASIQTFMPALIGVDESACILALEDLGTSSDYTFLYQPQQKLSMVEAEALAHFLAMLHQLTWEETLDGTFANRAMRVLNHEHIFKFPFVENNGFDLDSLHDGFQMISMAYKVDPYLKKKVEELGHVYLSDGHSLLHGDFYPGSWLKTDSGLKVIDPEFCFYGCPEFDLGVLTAHLMMSKQDEDTIRKVYQAYGDVKNPQLVDQFTGVEIMRRLLGLAQLPLSLSLLDKEELLETAYEMIMK, encoded by the coding sequence ATGCACCTCGACATCACGAAAGCACAAGCATTGCAAGAATACCTACAGGCAAAAGGATGGCTCAAAGAGTACGAGCCTATTTTTAGCCTTGAAATCCCTGGCGAAGGTAACATGAATTATACGCTTCGGGTTCGGACGCACGACCGTACGCTTATTGTCAAACAGGCTCGGCCTTACGTAGAAAAATATCCACAAATTTCAGCTCCCTGCGAACGTGCTGTGGTTGAAGCTCATTTTTACGAGAAAATTCAAGAATTTGCCTCCATCCAAACCTTCATGCCAGCATTGATTGGAGTAGATGAAAGTGCGTGTATTCTTGCTTTGGAAGACTTAGGGACGTCGAGCGATTATACGTTTTTGTACCAACCTCAGCAAAAACTGTCGATGGTTGAAGCCGAAGCATTGGCGCATTTTTTGGCCATGTTGCATCAACTAACGTGGGAAGAAACCCTCGACGGGACGTTTGCCAACCGTGCCATGAGAGTACTCAACCATGAACATATTTTTAAGTTTCCCTTCGTGGAAAACAACGGGTTTGACCTCGATTCGCTCCATGACGGATTTCAAATGATTTCGATGGCCTATAAAGTTGACCCGTATTTGAAAAAGAAAGTAGAAGAACTGGGGCACGTCTATTTGTCGGACGGGCACAGCTTGCTGCACGGCGATTTTTACCCAGGCAGTTGGCTAAAAACCGATTCTGGTCTGAAAGTGATTGACCCAGAATTTTGTTTTTATGGCTGTCCTGAATTTGATTTAGGCGTCCTCACCGCGCACTTGATGATGTCCAAACAAGACGAAGATACGATTCGAAAAGTATATCAAGCCTACGGAGACGTCAAAAACCCACAGTTGGTTGACCAATTTACGGGCGTCGAAATCATGCGGCGCTTGCTCGGTTTGGCCCAATTACCCCTCTCATTGAGCTTGCTCGACAAAGAAGAATTGCTCGAAACGGCCTACGAAATGATTATGAAATAG
- a CDS encoding TolC family protein gives MRKFVFFLLGIGLLPMAVNAQKLSLDDALKMALDNRLELKNQQLQLRIAEGEEAKLRAKWLPQVNASADMRWNTQLQTSVFKNAPFANGQDVKLVLGVPFNNNVGLSAEQKVYDAATKYDRLIISETVEGQKITLEKQKIDIKQAVTEAYYAVLFNQEKITLAEKAVVRAQAYWESGKTKWEKGTILKNDFDRLQLDVNNAQTALTKAKQDLKVNQAYLLYQIGLKQTSVELTETLEKVLATAENSVQETALDTRPELKQEQSALRLNELLQQKQKSRLAPLVSAYGNYTALQLNDKFNPFSSGTWFPFNYVGLKLNIPLYDGKQTSILRNEYALKTQVNRNTIDKIKGDFEYEITNTTTVLTQEKANVLDTKKNVELAQQILETDRFRYEKGTLLLADLKNTEYSLQNAETNYLNSVYQFLIALVRYKKAVGML, from the coding sequence ATGAGGAAATTCGTGTTTTTTTTACTCGGAATTGGGCTGTTGCCTATGGCTGTAAATGCTCAAAAACTATCGCTTGATGACGCCCTTAAAATGGCCCTTGATAATCGCCTCGAACTGAAAAACCAACAACTTCAACTGCGAATTGCGGAGGGAGAAGAGGCTAAACTTCGGGCAAAATGGCTTCCGCAGGTCAACGCCTCGGCGGATATGCGTTGGAACACCCAACTTCAAACCTCGGTTTTTAAAAATGCCCCTTTTGCCAACGGCCAAGACGTCAAATTGGTGTTAGGTGTTCCGTTTAACAATAATGTGGGACTTTCGGCGGAGCAAAAAGTCTATGACGCGGCTACCAAGTACGATCGATTGATTATCTCTGAAACGGTGGAAGGTCAAAAAATTACGCTCGAAAAGCAAAAAATAGACATAAAACAAGCCGTTACGGAGGCGTATTACGCCGTTTTGTTCAATCAAGAAAAAATAACTTTGGCCGAAAAAGCGGTTGTTCGGGCGCAAGCGTATTGGGAGTCGGGGAAGACGAAGTGGGAAAAAGGGACGATTCTAAAAAACGATTTTGACCGCCTGCAATTGGATGTTAACAACGCTCAAACGGCGCTGACGAAGGCAAAACAAGATTTAAAGGTGAATCAGGCGTACCTTTTGTACCAAATTGGTTTAAAACAAACCTCGGTGGAACTGACCGAAACCTTGGAAAAAGTGTTGGCAACTGCGGAAAATTCGGTTCAAGAAACCGCGCTTGATACTCGCCCTGAGCTAAAACAAGAACAATCGGCGTTGCGGTTGAATGAATTGCTACAGCAAAAGCAAAAATCACGGTTGGCGCCCTTAGTAAGTGCCTACGGAAACTACACCGCGCTCCAGCTCAATGACAAATTTAATCCATTTTCGTCGGGAACGTGGTTCCCGTTCAATTACGTGGGTTTGAAGCTAAATATTCCCCTGTATGACGGTAAACAAACGTCCATTTTACGCAATGAATATGCGTTGAAAACGCAAGTAAACCGCAATACAATTGATAAAATAAAAGGAGATTTTGAATACGAAATTACCAACACAACGACAGTTCTGACCCAAGAAAAGGCCAATGTGCTGGACACGAAGAAAAACGTGGAGTTGGCGCAACAAATTCTAGAAACCGACCGCTTTCGCTACGAAAAAGGGACGTTGTTGTTGGCTGATTTGAAAAACACCGAGTACAGTCTTCAGAACGCCGAAACCAATTATTTGAACAGTGTGTATCAGTTCTTAATTGCCCTTGTGCGTTATAAAAAAGCAGTGGGGATGCTCTAG
- a CDS encoding ABC transporter permease, producing the protein MLKEAFKFMWYDKAKMFGILFGIILSVFLIGQQLGICFALLGGTISLAENNKQYIWVVSDKSQQVSDLPLLDMRISRELMSIAGVKRVNTMVVAAGSAKFKDGTKTPITLIGTQSPRHAGGPWNFVKGNLEDLQQEGALITDEYDPISSKKIKIGDHFEFNGARVFLSGNTRSAKGLGVAYGFTTVERARKLCRISTNQASAFLVEAEPGFTHQQVVNNINKEILGVKARDGEAFTQESLKYFALNSGIVASFGLLVVFAIITGFAIVGLTMFSAVNDRLKDYGTLKAIGGTNGIIRQLILWQAVIYSTVGFVIAYVLLRGFVNVTKTSLNIKITPYLILFLIGVTLFIAVLGSLFAMRKITKMEPAQVFRT; encoded by the coding sequence ATGCTCAAAGAGGCGTTTAAGTTCATGTGGTACGACAAAGCCAAAATGTTTGGGATTTTGTTTGGTATCATTTTATCGGTGTTTTTGATTGGACAACAACTCGGCATTTGTTTTGCCTTGTTAGGCGGCACCATTTCTTTGGCCGAAAACAACAAGCAATACATTTGGGTTGTGAGCGATAAAAGTCAGCAGGTTAGTGACTTGCCGTTGTTAGATATGCGCATTTCGCGGGAGCTGATGAGTATTGCGGGCGTAAAGCGGGTCAATACGATGGTGGTGGCCGCAGGTAGTGCCAAGTTTAAGGATGGTACTAAAACGCCCATTACCCTCATCGGGACTCAATCGCCGCGCCACGCGGGCGGGCCGTGGAATTTTGTCAAAGGAAATTTGGAAGATTTACAGCAAGAAGGCGCCCTCATTACGGACGAATACGACCCCATTTCTTCCAAGAAAATTAAAATTGGCGACCATTTTGAATTCAACGGTGCTCGCGTTTTTTTGAGTGGAAACACCCGAAGTGCCAAAGGATTAGGCGTGGCCTATGGCTTTACAACGGTTGAACGTGCCCGTAAGTTGTGCCGAATTTCTACCAATCAAGCATCGGCGTTTTTGGTGGAAGCCGAGCCAGGCTTCACGCACCAACAAGTCGTAAACAACATCAACAAAGAGATTTTGGGCGTGAAAGCCCGCGACGGCGAAGCGTTTACCCAAGAAAGTCTCAAATACTTTGCGCTCAACAGTGGTATCGTCGCTTCCTTTGGCTTATTGGTCGTTTTTGCCATCATTACAGGCTTTGCCATTGTGGGTTTAACGATGTTCTCGGCTGTCAACGACCGATTGAAAGATTATGGCACGCTCAAAGCCATTGGGGGAACCAACGGAATCATCCGTCAACTGATTTTGTGGCAAGCCGTTATTTATTCGACAGTCGGTTTTGTCATAGCCTACGTCTTGCTGCGGGGCTTTGTCAATGTCACCAAAACCAGCCTTAACATCAAAATTACGCCTTATTTAATTCTTTTTCTCATTGGTGTAACCCTGTTCATCGCCGTGTTGGGGAGTTTGTTTGCCATGCGAAAAATCACCAAAATGGAGCCTGCTCAAGTATTTAGAACCTAA
- a CDS encoding HlyD family secretion protein, with amino-acid sequence MKIKKVKKEWLLVLCLPLWWGCGKKSESEEKAAKVDSVALPSTKDQILGVARIEPEDGLMSLTAGTTGRVLEVLIDENDSVKKGQPLLRVEVAVENAQLRQSESKIATLQATLAANQATLEGLRVSLANAQENYTRNVDLFKGNAQTKQVVDDSKATVDKLVKDIETAEANVRQAQSRIGESKADLNYYQTVLEKKKVLALLSGKILKVLVKVGEYVNNDSQIADFAPSGPLYAKTEVDELYAERVQVGQKAYILSQTTGDTLAEGKVSYAAAYLKQKSLFKDQATEQEDRRVRDVSIRLEAGKMPLIGSRVDCLILLK; translated from the coding sequence GTGAAAATAAAGAAAGTCAAAAAAGAATGGTTGTTGGTTTTATGCCTCCCTCTCTGGTGGGGGTGTGGTAAAAAATCAGAGTCGGAAGAAAAAGCCGCCAAGGTCGATTCGGTGGCACTTCCTTCAACCAAAGACCAAATTTTGGGCGTAGCGAGAATTGAACCAGAAGATGGACTTATGAGCCTAACGGCAGGTACAACGGGCCGCGTTCTGGAGGTGCTTATCGACGAAAACGATTCGGTCAAAAAAGGCCAACCGTTACTCCGAGTGGAAGTTGCCGTAGAGAATGCCCAACTTCGTCAGTCAGAAAGCAAGATTGCAACGCTCCAAGCCACCCTGGCGGCCAATCAAGCTACGCTTGAGGGATTACGGGTTAGTTTGGCTAATGCCCAAGAAAATTACACCCGAAACGTGGATTTGTTCAAAGGCAACGCCCAAACCAAACAAGTCGTGGATGATAGCAAAGCGACGGTTGATAAATTAGTGAAAGATATAGAAACGGCGGAGGCCAACGTTCGGCAAGCCCAAAGCCGTATCGGGGAATCGAAGGCTGATTTGAACTATTACCAAACCGTTTTGGAAAAGAAAAAAGTGCTGGCATTGCTTTCGGGCAAAATCCTGAAAGTGCTGGTCAAAGTAGGTGAGTACGTCAATAACGACTCCCAAATCGCTGATTTTGCGCCGTCAGGGCCTTTGTATGCCAAAACCGAAGTGGATGAACTCTACGCCGAACGGGTTCAAGTAGGGCAAAAAGCCTACATTTTATCCCAAACCACAGGCGATACGTTGGCGGAGGGAAAGGTAAGCTACGCCGCTGCGTATTTGAAACAAAAATCGTTGTTTAAAGACCAAGCGACCGAACAAGAAGACCGCCGCGTTCGGGACGTGTCTATTCGATTGGAGGCGGGAAAAATGCCGCTCATTGGCAGTCGGGTTGATTGTCTTATTCTTCTCAAATAA
- a CDS encoding ABC transporter ATP-binding protein — protein MNPKKLIAELKGAGKEYKTGDQTIVALQATDFQLHEGELTLIIGPSGSGKTTLLSLLGCVIYPSYGDLWVDGQHINSLNATKLARLRLETIGFVFQSFNLLAPLTAEENVELPLKLLGLDSSERKKRVQKALETVGMIERRKNLPKALSGGQQQRIAIARALVTNPKMILCDEPTASLDKDSLGVVMKELQTLARQGKSVAVVTHDPRLQQYADRAVEVKNGLVIPIELTNVKG, from the coding sequence ATGAATCCAAAAAAACTCATTGCCGAACTCAAAGGCGCGGGAAAAGAATACAAAACAGGTGACCAGACAATTGTTGCCCTTCAAGCGACTGATTTCCAGTTGCATGAAGGAGAACTGACTTTGATTATTGGCCCTTCTGGTTCGGGTAAAACTACCTTGCTTTCTCTGTTGGGGTGTGTCATTTATCCAAGCTACGGCGATTTGTGGGTGGATGGACAACACATCAATTCCTTGAATGCCACAAAATTGGCCCGCCTTCGACTGGAAACCATTGGTTTTGTGTTCCAAAGCTTCAATCTTTTAGCACCACTTACGGCCGAAGAAAACGTTGAGTTGCCCTTAAAATTACTCGGTTTGGACAGCAGCGAACGAAAAAAACGAGTTCAAAAAGCCCTTGAAACCGTGGGAATGATAGAACGCCGAAAAAATTTACCAAAAGCGTTATCTGGTGGCCAACAACAACGCATTGCCATTGCTCGGGCTTTGGTGACAAACCCCAAAATGATTTTGTGTGATGAACCTACGGCTTCGCTTGACAAAGATTCGTTGGGGGTAGTGATGAAAGAATTACAGACATTGGCCCGTCAAGGAAAATCGGTCGCCGTTGTCACCCACGACCCCCGCTTGCAACAGTACGCCGACCGTGCCGTAGAGGTAAAAAATGGGCTAGTGATTCCTATTGAATTAACGAACGTTAAGGGCTGA